CGGCGACGAACGCCGGCAGGCGTTGGCTGGTGCGTCGGCCCACGTCGGACAGGCTCGCGGCGGCGCCGCCGACGTGGGCCCTGGCCGGGCCGTGCCCGATCGCCGTGGGCAGCACGTCGGTGCGCAGCCGGGCGATGGTGTCGGCCGTGGCCTTGTCCTGAGGGCCGGTGGTCGGGAAGACCACGAGGGTCGCGATGCCGGTGCCCCGATCGATGTGCGTCGGCGCGACGGATGCGATGCCCGGATCCGCCGCGACCGTTGCGACGAGTCGGTCCAGCACTCCCGAGACACCGGCGGGGTCCACGGCGATGACGAGGGGACCGTTGGTGCCCGGGCCGAACCCCTCGGCGACGAGGTCGTACGCGCGGCGCTCGGTACGGCTCTGAGGCAGTGAGCCGTCGTCGGGCAGGCCGACGCGCAGGCCGAGCACGGGCAGCGTCGCGGTCAGCAGCAGCACCGCCGCGCCGACCGCGTACACCACCGGGTGCCGGCAGACGTGCCCGATCCAGCGACGCCACCCGGCAGCGTGGGCGGCGCCCGCCGCCGGGTTCCGCCGCCGTGCGAGTCGGCCCAGGTTCCTGTTCTGCAGAGCCCGGCCGATCCGGCCGGCCCGGGCCAGGCGCGGGCCCGCCGCGCCGAGGAAGGCCGGCAGCAGTGTCACCGACGCGAGCACCATCGTCAGGACGACGATCGAGACGGCGACCCCGCCCACCGTCATGAACGGCACGTTCGCGACCGCCAGGCCGAGGATCGACACGACGACGGTGCCGCCGGCGAAGACCACCGGCCGTCCCGCCGTGGCCACCGCTCGTCCGGCCGCATCCTGCGGATCGAGCCCGCACGCGAGGTACTCCCGGTGCCTGGCTAGCACGAACAGCGCGTAGTCGATGCCCACTCCGAGCCCGACCATGCTGCCCAGCACCGGTGCGAAGGTGGGGACATCTGTCACCCCCGCCAGTACCGTCATCGTGGCGACTCCGACGGTCAGCCCGAAGACCGCCATGCCGATCGGCAGCGCGGCGGCGACGAGCGAACCGAACGCCAGGAACAGGATCGTGGCCGCGGCGAGGAGGCCGATCAGCTCGCTCGTGCCGCCGTCGGGGTCGGAGAAGGCGTAGAAGAGGTTCCCGCCCATCTCGATGCGCAGCGGCAGCTCGGCGCGCAGCCGGTCGCCGAGATCGACGAGGGCGTGGAGGTCTTCGGCCGACAGCCGGCTCTGGTCGGGGTACTGCACCCGGACGACCGCGATCCGTCCGTCGGCCGAGACGAGGCCGCCGCGCACGGCGGCGTCCCCGCCCGCGTCGAGCGCCCCCGCCGGGTCGCTCGTGCCGAGCACGTGCGGCAGCCGCTTCACCTCGGTCTGCAGCCGCGTGAGAGCGGTGCGCGCGCCGTCGTCGGCGGAGAAGGTCGCACCGCCGTCGAGGGGGGTGCCGACCACTTGGGCGGTCATCCCCTCCTGGCCGGTGCCGGCCCGCTCGATCAGTTCCGCGGCCCGCTGGGAGTCCAGTCCCGGAGCGGTCATCGAGTCCGCGGTCCGCCCGCCGAAGGCGACGGCGGCGAGGACGGCGAGCATGGCGGCGACCAGCCATGTCGCGATCACCCGCCAGGGATGGCGGGCGGCGCTTGCGCCAAGGCGCAACAGGGCTTTCGAGAGCATCGGGTCCTCCAACCACCTCGTCGGCCGTCCTTGTACGGCCGCCGATGCCGAGGTTCCTCGCCGCGGGGCTCTGCGGCATCGGCTCGCGGGCCGCGGATCCTTCGGCCCCGGGGCCGAGTGACACCCCGTACTTTCGGCCGATGCGCGGCACGGCGCGGCCCCTAAGCTGAGAAACGTGCTGCGAGACGACCTGCGAACCCTGTGGACCGAACCCCGGCCGCCCGACGCGCCCGCCCGGGTGTGGCGGGACTGGGCGCTGCTCGCCGTGAGCCTGGGCGCTGTGACGCTGGAGGCCACCCTGCGCGAGAACGTCGTGTGGCGGCCGGTGGCGGTGTTGTTCGCCGTATGGCTGTGCCTGCTGCCCCTGTGGCGCCGGACCCAGCCACTGGCCATGGTCACGCTGGGGTTCGGCTCGGTGATCCTGCTCCAGCTGGCCTCGCTGGTCGCCGCACCGGGCGAGCACGTCGGCCTGGACACCAGCATGGTCGTGCTCGTGCTGGTGTACGCGCTGCCCCGGTGGGGATCGGGACGGGAGATCGTGCTGGGCAGC
This is a stretch of genomic DNA from Streptomyces sp. R44. It encodes these proteins:
- a CDS encoding MMPL family transporter, which encodes MIATWLVAAMLAVLAAVAFGGRTADSMTAPGLDSQRAAELIERAGTGQEGMTAQVVGTPLDGGATFSADDGARTALTRLQTEVKRLPHVLGTSDPAGALDAGGDAAVRGGLVSADGRIAVVRVQYPDQSRLSAEDLHALVDLGDRLRAELPLRIEMGGNLFYAFSDPDGGTSELIGLLAAATILFLAFGSLVAAALPIGMAVFGLTVGVATMTVLAGVTDVPTFAPVLGSMVGLGVGIDYALFVLARHREYLACGLDPQDAAGRAVATAGRPVVFAGGTVVVSILGLAVANVPFMTVGGVAVSIVVLTMVLASVTLLPAFLGAAGPRLARAGRIGRALQNRNLGRLARRRNPAAGAAHAAGWRRWIGHVCRHPVVYAVGAAVLLLTATLPVLGLRVGLPDDGSLPQSRTERRAYDLVAEGFGPGTNGPLVIAVDPAGVSGVLDRLVATVAADPGIASVAPTHIDRGTGIATLVVFPTTGPQDKATADTIARLRTDVLPTAIGHGPARAHVGGAAASLSDVGRRTSQRLPAFVAAVLAMSFLLLMLIFRSVLVPLKAVLLNLLSIGAAYGIMVAVFQWGWGAALIGLEATVPIVSFIPMFLFAILFGLSMDYEVFLLSRVREEYLRTGDNGTAIVEGVSRTARIITSAALIMVAVFLSFAVADDPSAKMFGLGLATAIFIDATVVRMVLVPATMTLLGRTNWWLPKWLDRMLPSGPVGTDDTDAESTGEAPRPRLADR